From the genome of Glycine max cultivar Williams 82 chromosome 2, Glycine_max_v4.0, whole genome shotgun sequence, one region includes:
- the LOC106797690 gene encoding uncharacterized protein — MFLHILAHNLKYRVMQFSYCRSKETISRQFNDVLRAVMKVSKDYLNFQPYTLEGAEANKWRWFERCIGALDGTHIPITVSPDERPRYRNRKGDVSTNVLAACGPDLRFIYVLPGWEGSAGDSRVLRDALRRQNKLEIPTGKYFLVDAGYTDGPGYQNNVIDDITTIQATEEWTRFQDILAMNMFANYQVRRNFA, encoded by the exons ATGTTTTTACATATCCTTGCTCACAACCTAAAATATAGGGTAATGCAATTTAGTTAttgtagatctaaagaaaccatAAGTAGGCAATTCAATGATGTCTTGAGAGCGGTAATGAAAGTGAGCAAagactatttgaattttcaaccctATACTTTAGAAGGTGCGGAAGCAAACAAGTGGAGATGGTTTGAG AGATGTATTGGAGCACTTGATGGGACTCATATTCCGATTACAGTTTCTCCTGATGAGAGACCTAGATATCGTAATAGAAAAGGTGATGTCTCTACAAATGTATTAGCTGCTTGTGGTCCAGATTTAAGGTTTATTTATGTGTTACCTGGGTGGGAAGGGTCTGCAGGAGATTCTCGAGTATTACGAGATGCATTACGTCGTCAAAACAAACTTGAAATTCCAACTG GTAAGTATTTTCTTGTGGATGCGGGATATACCGATGGTCCGGGATA TCAAAATAATGTCATAGATGATATCACAACTATTCAAGCTACCGAAGAATGGACAAGATTTCAAGATATATTAGCTATGAATATGTTTGCTAACTATCAAGTTAGGAGAAACTTTGCTTAG